In Williamwhitmania sp., the DNA window TTCCTATTGGAGTTGCTATTCCCAACAGTATTGATGACCTAAAGGTATTGGTGGCATTTGCCTCGGCCAACAATATACCGTTAATACCCAGAGCAGCAGGAACATCGTTGGCCGGACAGGTTGTTGGAAACGGATTAGTTGTAGATATTTCCCGCCACTTTGGGGAAATTTTGGAGCTTAATGTAGAGGAGCATTGTGTTCGAGTTCAACCGGGAGTTATTCTCGATGAACTTAACCAGTATTTAGAGCAATACGGTCTCTTTTTTGGTCCGGAAACCTCCACCTCAAACCGCTGTATGATTGGAGGAATGGTGGGGAACAACTCCTGTGGTTCTCACTCACTGATATACGGAAGCACGCGCGACCACCTCGTTTCACTAAATTTGCTTTTGGCCGACGGCTCAGAGGCTACATTTGGTCCACTTTCCAATGCTGAATTTGAAGATAAGTGCAATTTCAACACGCTTGAGGGCAATATTTACCGCAATATTCGTGATATCCTATCACCACCTACAAATAGGGACGAAATAGAGCTGCAGTTTCCAGATAAAGCAGTAAAACGCAGAAATACTGGCTATGCACTTGACGTTGTTGCCAGCACCTCACCATTCTTAGCTGGAGCTGCCCCACTTAACCTGAGCAAGCTCATTGCTGGTTCGGAAGGTACGCTGGGAATTATTACTGAAGTTACGCTCAACTTAATTCCATTACCGCCCAAAGAGAAGGCAGTAGTTTGCGTCCATCTGAAAACCAAAGAGGATGCCTTCCGCGCCAATCTCATTGCGCTGAAGTATAATCCCGGCGCTGTAGAGATGATGGATAAAACCATACTTGATCTTACGCGTGACAATATTGAGCAGCGAAAAAACCGGTTCTTTATTGAGGGTGAACCCGGTGCAATTCTCATTGTAGAGTTTGCCAGAGAAAACAGAGCAGAAATTGAACAGCTGGCTGCCGCCATGGAATTGGAGATGCGACAAAACGGCTATGGATATCACTTTCCGGTAATTTGGGGAGGTGATGTTAAGCGGGTATGGAACCTTCGCAAGGCGGGGCTTGGCGTGCTCTCTAATATGCCCGGCGACGCCAAACCAGTATCGGTGGTTGAGGACACGGCCGTTGCTCCTGCTCTTCTGCCGGACTATATGGATGAGTTTGCCAAGATAATGGAAAGCCATAATCTTGACTGCGTTTACCATGCCCATATTGGAACAGGCGAGCTGCACCTCCGTCCAATCCTTAACCTCAAGGACCCAGAAGATGTGAAACTCTTTAGAACGGTAGCATCGGAAGTTGCACACTTAGTGAAAAAGTATAAAGGCTCCTTAAGCGGTGAGCATGGCGATGGCCGACTTCGTGGGGAATTCATCTCCATTATGGTGGGAGAAACGTGCTATGGCTGGATGCAGGAGATTAAGGATTCCTTTGATGTTAAGGGTGTTTTCAATCCAAATAAAATTGTTCAGACCCCGGCAATGAACAGCCACCTGCGCTATGAACCGGGTAAACCAACTCGAGATATCAAAACCATTTTTGATTTCAGTGCCGACGGTGGAATAGTTCGTGCGGCTGAGCGCTGCAATGGTTCAGGCGATTGTCGTAAAACCGAAAAAGCAGGTGGCACCATGTGTCCCAGCTACATGGCCTCCCGTAACGAGTGGACCACCACCCGTGCAAGAGCCAATATTCTTCGCGAACTGCTCACTAACAGCACGAAGGAGAATCCCTTCGACCACAAAGAAATATACGACGTACTGGACCTCTGTCTCAGTTGTAAAGGGTGTAAATCGGAATGTCCATCAAACGTAGACATGGCTAAGCTTAAGGCTGAATTTTTACAACATTACTACGACAAGCATGGAATCCCTTTGCGCTCCAGATTGGTGGCTTACATTACCAAAATCAACGCCATAGGTTCCGCTATGCCCGGAGTTACCAACTTTTTCCTCACCAACCGCTATGTCTCTAAGCTGCTAATGAGGTCGCTGGGTTTTCATCCCGACAGAAACCTACCCACCCTATACAAAACCACCCTCTCCCGATGGTTTAAGCGTCATCAAGAAAAGGCTGCTAGCTATCCTAAAGGCAAGGTGCTGCTATTCAACGATGAGTTCTCCAACTACAACGATGTGGAAATTGGCATTAAAGCAGTAAAGTTGCTTCAAGCACTTGGTTATGAAGTTGAAATTCCACGTCATGGAGAAAGCGGCCGAACGTACATTTCAAAGGGATTGCTACGTACGGCGCGACGAATTGCCGAACAAAATGTGGAACTTCTTTATGGCAAGGTTACCACCGAAACCCCGTTGATAGGGCTTGAACCTTCGGCTATACTCTCCTTTCGTGACGAATACCCATCGCTTGTAAGGAAAGAACTGCGAGAAAAGGTTACAACAATTTCCACCAATGCGCTGCTGTTCGAAGAGTTTATTGCTCGAGAGGTAGAAAAGGGTAATATTGGGCCTGAATCTTTCACCGATGAGCACATGGAGATATTGCTCCATGGACATTGTCAGCAAAAATCGGTTGCCAGCACAGAACCAACCAAGCGTATGCTAACCATACCAAAAAATTTCAAAATCAAGGAGATTCCTTCGGGATGCTGCGGTATGGCCGGTTCGTTTGGATATGAAAAGGAGCACTTTGAACTCTCCATGAAGGTAGGTGAGTTGGTACTTTTCCCTGCTGTCCGAAAAGCTAATACTGAAACAGTAATTGTGGCACCTGGAACCAGCTGCCGCCACCAAATAAAGGATGGAACAGGCAGGAAAGCAAAGCATCCTGTGGAAGTTATGTTTGAAGCCTTAAAAGAGTAATAGTTACTGCATATCACTTAGGCGCAGTCGCTTTGAAGAACGTGGGTTATCCATCTTTCTTAACCATAATTTACCCTTTCGGCGCAGCACATCGGTTTCAAAATTGGGTAATGCCTCGGTTACAACCATTATCAGTTCTGGCCTTAGCTCTGGTAATTGGTTGGCAAACTTTTCCAAGATGTCGAGGCAATAAAACTTGTGCGAAGGACGGTTGGTAGGCTTCTGCAGAAGTTCAATGCAAAAATCGAGCAGCTCCCCAGCTTCCTCCACGCTGTAGTTCCAACGGCTAAGTACCTTTAAAAAGCAACCGCGTTGGCTATGGTGGTCAATGGCGATTGCTGCTGCAATAATATCATCAGCCATTGGGGATAACAAGGGGGACTCACAGTCGGCCAAATAGCTGAATATCCACGCCGCCCGCCAAGAAATGGGTTGCCGAGTACCTTTTGCCAATTCAAACACCAAAGGAACCAATGTAGGATTGTTCTCCATGGCTTCGGCAGCAGCAATAATCGGAATCTTTCCGGGGCTAGCCAATGCAACCTCTATCTCATGAATCGTTATCAACGTTTTTTTTACAAAATTAGAAATTGCATTCAAAAATTGATAATTGGAGTTGGCATAAAAAAACCCCGGAAAAATCCGGGGTAAAACATACTATATTCATTTACTATTTCAAAAGCGCTGCCATTGTTTTTCCCAAATCAGCGGGTGATTCCACCACGTTAATGCCACATTCGCGCATA includes these proteins:
- a CDS encoding FAD-linked oxidase C-terminal domain-containing protein, whose amino-acid sequence is MKVDHKSTKLSSLAKHLHGELHTDLSKRILYATDASAYRELPIGVAIPNSIDDLKVLVAFASANNIPLIPRAAGTSLAGQVVGNGLVVDISRHFGEILELNVEEHCVRVQPGVILDELNQYLEQYGLFFGPETSTSNRCMIGGMVGNNSCGSHSLIYGSTRDHLVSLNLLLADGSEATFGPLSNAEFEDKCNFNTLEGNIYRNIRDILSPPTNRDEIELQFPDKAVKRRNTGYALDVVASTSPFLAGAAPLNLSKLIAGSEGTLGIITEVTLNLIPLPPKEKAVVCVHLKTKEDAFRANLIALKYNPGAVEMMDKTILDLTRDNIEQRKNRFFIEGEPGAILIVEFARENRAEIEQLAAAMELEMRQNGYGYHFPVIWGGDVKRVWNLRKAGLGVLSNMPGDAKPVSVVEDTAVAPALLPDYMDEFAKIMESHNLDCVYHAHIGTGELHLRPILNLKDPEDVKLFRTVASEVAHLVKKYKGSLSGEHGDGRLRGEFISIMVGETCYGWMQEIKDSFDVKGVFNPNKIVQTPAMNSHLRYEPGKPTRDIKTIFDFSADGGIVRAAERCNGSGDCRKTEKAGGTMCPSYMASRNEWTTTRARANILRELLTNSTKENPFDHKEIYDVLDLCLSCKGCKSECPSNVDMAKLKAEFLQHYYDKHGIPLRSRLVAYITKINAIGSAMPGVTNFFLTNRYVSKLLMRSLGFHPDRNLPTLYKTTLSRWFKRHQEKAASYPKGKVLLFNDEFSNYNDVEIGIKAVKLLQALGYEVEIPRHGESGRTYISKGLLRTARRIAEQNVELLYGKVTTETPLIGLEPSAILSFRDEYPSLVRKELREKVTTISTNALLFEEFIAREVEKGNIGPESFTDEHMEILLHGHCQQKSVASTEPTKRMLTIPKNFKIKEIPSGCCGMAGSFGYEKEHFELSMKVGELVLFPAVRKANTETVIVAPGTSCRHQIKDGTGRKAKHPVEVMFEALKE